TAGAGGAAATAATAAGTAATTTTAAACATAATGCTAAAGAAGTAGTATCAAATAAAGAATACTGGGAGTATTCATGGAAAGATATTTATAAGAAGAAATTTGGAACGAATGAAAAACAAAATTCAGTGATACATGAGTTGACAAGTAACAGAAAAAATTCAGATAGTATTAGGTTTGAAGCTGAAAGCACACTTTTCATTAACCTAAAGAAAATTTATTTGGATATTATTGGAGACGAGAATATATCTTCAAGTACTAATTTATTTTGTTTTGGAATGGACTCTATTCAAGTCATTCGATTCATTGAGAGAGTAAAGAAAGATCTACTGATTCAAATTCCCCCAAAAATTATATATGAGAGTCAAACATTAGGTGAGTTGACAAGAAGTCTGGAAAGGAATGGAAGCTTTGAAAGAAAAACAATTTAGACTAACAAGTTCTCAATTGAATATGTGGAATATACAAGCCTATCACTCGAATTTAGCTGTGGCAAACTTAGGAGGAGTAGTATTTTTTGACGCTCCCTATGAATATGACAAGATGGTTGAAGTTATTAATCAAATTCTACTTGAAAATGATACCTTCTATTTGAGATTCGATGAAAAAAATGGGGAACCATTTCAATACTTTGAAAAACCAGAGTATGAATTATTTGAGCAATATGACCTGACCGGTCTATCAGAAGAGAAAATTCATGAAACTTTGAAACAGAATTGTGAAATTATTCAAACGACTAAGAATGATAAGAACTATAATTTTAAAATTTTCAAGTATGCAAATAATCGCATTGGTGTGTTTGCTGTAGTAAGTCATCTCATTTTCGATGCTTGGTCCTATCCAATAATTGTCGATTATATTGAAGAGAAATACAATAAGAGTCTGAAAGGAGAATCCATTGTAGCAGATGACAAATTTTCATTTGCTGAATTCTTAGAATCAATAGATTATTACAAGCTAAAAAAGAAACAAGAGCAAGGTAAACAATATTTTGAATCACTTTATAGTAACCAGTTCCTACCAACCGAAGTGACCAGTTCAGTCATTAATAAAGAAGATATTATTGGAGATCGATTGTTTTTAAAATTAGAGACCAAATTGAATGAAAGTATAAATCAGTATTGTGCCGAAAAGAAAATTTCTTTAGCGGTATTGTTTGAAACGGCCCTTCTTATCTACCTTAGAAAAATTAATCAAAGCGATCAAACTACAATTGGTCTACCGACTCTAAACAGAAAAGGCAAAGAGCGAAAAATACTTGGAATGTTTATTGGAATGCTACCTATGACTATTCCTATTTCACTCGAAGATACCGTGGAAGATGTAATAGTAAAGAATAAGGAAGCTCATAAGAATCTATTTAAGTATCAAATGTATAAATTAAATGATATAAAAGAATATTTATTCGAAGAACATGATTTTGAGGGCAATATTTTTGATGTTATGTTCAATTATCAAAATGGAAAGCGAAGTTCTGAGTCTTGTTTTGATGCGAGGACACGCTATTATTCTAACGGGACATCTGAAGTTCCTATAGTTATGTTAGTAAATGAGCGAGATAACGACGCAATTGAAGTTAATTATGATTACCAGATAAATAATCTCACAGAACTCGATGTACTAATTTTTCATGAGAGAATTCTGTATGTAATTTCTCAAATAATCAATGATGACACAGAATTAGAGGTTAGATCTGTAGATATTGTTCCATTAAATGAAAAGAATTTGATTCATACATTTTCTAGTGGCAGAAAAGTTGATTTTGGAGAGGAAACGATTCATGAGTTATTTCAAGGGAAGGCTCAAGAGTTTAGCTCCCGTATCGCTACCAAGGATTCAAAAAGAGCATTAACCTATAGAGAGTTGAATGAAAAGTCAAATCAATTTGCCAATCTACTAATCGGTTTAGGAGCAAAAAAAGGCTCTCATATCTGTGTAAATATGAATAATGATACGAATTTCATGATTGCATTTTGGGGAATCATTAAAACTGGGAGTGTGTATATTCCAGTAGATAATGAATATCCAATGGACAGAGTTGCTTATATCTTAAACGATTCAAAAGCAGAGTTTGTTATAAGTGACAACTCAGATATAAAAAAACAAAATCCTGATGTAATTTTTATCAGTGGTGAGAAAATTGATGCGGAACTTAGCGAATATTCAAAAGAAAACCTGAATGTTTCTGTAACTCCTGAAGATTCTGCCTATATTCTATATACATCTGGAACAACAGGAAATCCCAAAGGAGCAGAAAACACTCATGGTGGGATAAAGAATAGAATTTTATGGATGCAAGATCATTTTAAATTAACAATAGAAGATATAGTGATACAAAAAACTTCAATTAGTTTTGATGTATCAGTTTGGGAGCTAATTTGGCCATTTGTTACTGGAGCTATTCAAGTTCTAGCAGATTTAGGTGGTTCTAAAGACAACGACTATATTAGAGAGTTGATTATTAAAGAGAAGATAACAACAGCACACTTTGTTCCTAGTATTCTTGATGACTTTTTAGAAGTCGAAGTCAATACTAATTTAGCTCGAATTATTTGTAGTGGAGAGGAACTGTCTGTTGAAACTGTTAAAAATGCTAAAAGACTAAACCCAAATACTCATATTACCAATTTATATGGCCCAACGGAAGCAGCAATAGACGTTACTTACTATGACTGTTTAGATAATGTTTTTGATAAGAAGGTTTCTATAGGTAAGCCAGTCTATAATACACAAATAAAAATTGTTGACTCGAAGATGAATATAGTTCCTGTGGGGGTAGCGGGTGAGATTATTATATGTGGTATTCAAGTAGCAAAAGGGTACTATGGAAATCAATCACTTAGTAATGAAAAATTTGGGACATTTTCAAAAGAATGGAATTTGACATACTATAAAACAGGAGATATAGCAACATGGAGTTCTAGTGGGGAGATCGAATATCTTGGTAGAGAAGATAATCAAGTTAAAATTAATGGAGTTCGCATCGAAACATCAGAAATTGAATCTAAGATGAAGGATATCGAAGGGATTAAGGGCGCCAATGTAATTGACAAAGTCGTGTCTGGTAAAAGAGTCTTAGTTGCTTTTTATACAACATCATTAGACATAAATAAAAAAATTATTCGAAAAAAACTATTACAAAAGCTTCCAAAAAAATGGATTCCATCATATTTTGAACAAATAGACCAACTTCCGCTAAATCATAATGGAAAAGTTAACACTAAGGCTCTTAAAAAGATCGCCTTGTCTCAGAATTTGGAAACGAGTTTCGTTGAACCTACTGGCGAATTAGAAATCAAACTAGCCTTAGTTGTTAAAGAAGTGCTTAAATTAGAAAAAATTGGATTAGATGATGACTTTTTTAGTTATGGTTTAGACTCAATGAAGTGTATAAAAATTGTTTCTAATTTGGCAAGTCAAAGAATAGCCATTAGTATTGAAGACTTATACCTGTATCCAACAGTACGAGATTTATGCAATGCTGTCATATTGCTAGATGAAATAAATGAAAAAGATAATATTAACAAATTCGGTTTGTTGAGTGCTGAAGATATGTCAAAACTACTACAAATAAATTGATAAAATCGAAGATTCTGGAGGTATCTAAATTTGAAGAATTTAGTTAGGTTTGAAAATGTAAGTAAAAGATATAAAAGTGGAGAAGTCACGATTAATGCAGTTGATGATGTTAGTTTTGAAGTAAAAAAGGGGGAGTTGGTAATCATAGTTGGTGCCAGTGGTGCTGGGAAAACAACAATTCTTAATTTACTAGGAGGTATGGATCAAGTAACAGAAGGGAAAATTGTAGTCAATGAAAGTGAAGTAAGTAAGTTTTCACAGAAACAACTGACCGAATTTAGGAGAAATTCAATTGGATTTGTTTTCCAATTCTATAATTTGGTTCCTAATTTAACTGCATTAGAAAATGTTGAGCTAGCCTCACAAATAACTAAACAACCTCTTTCAGAAAAAAAAGTATTGACCGAAGTAGGTTTAAAAGATAGAATGAGTAATTTTCCTTCTCAATTATCGGGTGGGGAACAGCAGAGGGTTGCCATTGCAAGAGCACTTGCAAAAAATCCTGATCTACTATTATGTGATGAACCGACGGGTGCTTTGGATTATAAAACAGGAAAGAGCATCTTAAAACTCTTACAAGATACATGTAGGATAAATGGAAAAACTGTAATTATTATCACACACAATTCTTTAATCGAAGATATAGGAGATAGAATTATCAGAGTTAATAGTGGGAAGATAACAGAAAATATTGTTAACTCCGAACCTAAAGATATTGAGGGGATTGAATGGTGATGAAAGCTTTTAGCAAGAATACATTTAGAACGATTAAACAGTCTCTTGGGAGATATTTGTCAATTCTTGGTATAACTTTTTTAGGATCAGTGATGTTTTCTGGGTTGTTGGCTGCTGCACCAGATATGATTTATTCATCAAAAAACTATTTCAATGAGAACCATTTGTTTGATCTGAAAGTAAGCTCACTCAATGGTTTTTCTGACAACAAAATAGGTGAAATGGAAAAATTAGGGAATGTAGAAGATGTTGAAAGAGTGAAAACGATTGATTTTCAAGGAAAACTTAAATCGGAAAACTATACTATTCGTCTGATAGGACTAAAGGATATCAAGAACACAAAAGTAAATCGGTTGAAACTTGTCAACGGAAAATATCCAAAGGAAAATGATGAAATTGTTGTCGTTGAACCAGTTGAAGGCATGGGGAGTATCAAGATAGGGGATGTTTTAACCTTAGAAGACGAAGACAGCGTGCAGTTTGTTGAAAAGAAAAAATTGAAAATTGTAGGAATAGTTAGCTCCCCAGAATACTTTTCAAATGGTGCGATCTCTTCGATGGTTGGTACAGGTGAAATAAATTATGTGATTTATGGACAAGCTTCAAATATATTATTACCAGCCTATAACGAGGTGTATCTTACTTTGGACGACGACCATCTGAATGAATCTTCTCTTGAAGGTGGAGGATACGAAAAGCTGTTAAAAGAAACGAAAGAAGAAATTGACAACTTAAATTCAGACGAATCAAGTTGGATAACATCTGATAGGGACACGAATGTTGCATATGTTGGATTAAAGAATGATATTGAAAGTATCGCAGGAGTAGCTCAGATATTTCCATTAATTTTTATTGTAGTAGCCGCATTTGTGGCATTAACAACAATGTCAAGATTGGTTGATGAAGAGCGACTTATCATAGGTACATTGAAGTCATTAGGGTATTCTAATAGCAAAATTTTATCAAAATATCTAATTTATGCAAGTACTGGAAGTATAATAGGTAGTTTTCTTGGTACGCTAGTTGGTTTTAATGTACTGCCAAATATGCTCTGGGAAACTTATTCGATGAAATACTCATTACCGTCGTTGCTTGCAACGCCTCACATATTTATTTCTATGATTTCAATGATAGGATTAACATTAGTCACCGTATTAGCTACCCTATGGTCTGTAAAAAATACTGTTCGACAAAATGCAGCTCAACTTTTAACAGCAAAAGATCTACCAGTAGGAAAGAGGGTTCTATTGGAATATTTTACCCCTTTATGGAAAAGACTTTCTTTCTTGTATAAAGTTACTCTGAGAAATGTTTTTATGGATAAAAAAAGAATGTTAATGACTATAATCGGTGTAATGGGATGTACAACTATTTTAGTTACAGCGTTTGGCCTAAGAGGTAGTGTTCAAGGTTTTACAGATTACCAGTATGAACAGATATTTAAGTATGATGTCACAATTGGCTACAAAAATGGGGCTGACGCTTCTAAATTGGACGATTTCATAAAGAGTAGTTCTACTATTAAAGAAAGCATGAAGTTTCAAGAAATGGCGATTGAAATAGGTGATGATGATAATCTGTATACAATCAATCTATCTGTTCCTGAAAAAACAAATGATAAAATTAAAGAATTTGTCACACTTGTAAATCCTGTTACAGATAAAAAAATTATATTTGATGAAAAAAGTATTATATTATCTGAAAATGTTGCGAATAGATTGAATGTTGGCGTTAATGATAAAGTAAAGTTCAAACTTTATGGTGACTCGAAGCCTAAATCGGTTACCATAACAGGGATTACAGAAAATTATCAGGAAAACTATCTTTATATTAGTCCAAAAGTGTATAAATCTTTGTATAGTGAAGAACCCAAGTTCTCTAATTATTACTTGAACTTAAATGGTAAAAAATCTACTAAGAACGTATACAATGAATTAAGAAATAATGAATCAGTTACATATATTGATAAAAAGCAAGCTCTAGTTGATCAAATTAATGATGGTTTGCAAGGGATGAATATGATTGTATATATGCTGATTATTGCTGCTGGGTTGCTCGCTTTCCTTGTTCTGTATAACATTAATAACATTAATGTTGAAGAGAGAACTCGGGAAATTTCAACACTAAAAGTTTTGGGGTTTTATGATAAAGAAGCGGAGTCATATATATTTAGAGAGACTTTATTGCTGACACTTTTTGGCTGCTTAGTGGGTCTAGTATTAGGCTATTTTGCCTTTACCAGTGTGATAAAAGCTATTGGGACTGATTTTTATATGTTCAATAGTTCCATAAAGGTGAATGCTTTTGTGTATGCGACAGTCTTGACTTTTGTTTTCGCATATATTATTAATATTTTTATGAAGCTTAAAGTTCGTTCAATTAATATGTTAGATTCGCTTAAGTCTGTTGAGTAATCAAATTTTAGAATACCTGAGGATATTTTTAAAGAGGATAAAGAATATGAAGATTACGGTTGAGATAAATGAATATTTCTACCAAGATAAAAATGGAACATATATCACTGATCCTGAATAATGGGAAGAAAGATGAGTACTATGATTTAATCATATTTCTTTTTGCTATTTAAAAAGTTACAGAAAGTTTAAATCCTGAAATAGATAAAATTAATATTATAGTAAATTTGAAGATACTTGAAGAACATTTAAAAACAGTTAAGTTTTATTATAGAGGATGGAAATTTAATGGCTTAAATGATATTTGTTTAGCATTAATTTATGATTAGTTAGACAATGGCTTTGAAAATATTTCATCAGCAATAGGATGGAATATATTGAAGAAAGTTATAAGTTCGTTTTTTAGCTGAAAAGAACCAGTGTTGATTTCACTTTTGTAAAATAATAGTCTAGAAATTTGAAATCTTAAAGAAAAAAGGAGAATGATAATGAATTCCAAATTATTTTTAGTTGTTGGCTTAGCTTCAATTTCCGCATTAGTTCTAAGACGAACGGATAAGCTTTGGATTAAGATGAACTAAGGTATTTAGTTTTGGACACTCGATAACAATCAATAATGGGGTTGTGATATTATACATTGGTTCAAATTATAAAAAAACTATGCGATTTGATATGGGATTGATATCTTCATTGGCTATTGGTAAATGAGAAAGTGTAAAATAGACTCTGTAAGCAGTCTATTTTAGACAAGCTACTTATACAGTTTTTTTACGTAATATATTAATTGATAGAAGTAGTGATGACTGTTACTATATTAGATTTGGTTGATATCCATTTTTCTGACAGAATTTTTGCACAACAGAACTAGCTAAGTCGATGTTAGAATGACAATATAAGAAAATTTTAATTAGAGCTCATATAAAATCGCAATGCCTAGCTTTAAATTTTAGTGACCTTGCTTTTGACCTTGATTCGTTTCGATTAGGAACAGATTCATGCGGATTTAAATTAACTAAAAATGCCTAAAACCCTTGATATTAGTAGATAATCGAATACTTAAGTAAGACTTGAACCAAATGGAAGGCAGTGTTGGATAAACCTGTTATAGGAGCTAGAACCCTTGATATATAAGGATTCTAGCTTTTTTTACCAGGATATTATAAATGAGCAGCTTTTTTTCTGGCTAGCTATCATATCAGAAAAGTCCCAATCTGTTTTCTGATATGTATTATTAGTAATATGTGTATAGATGTCTATTGTTACTTTACTGTTTGAGGTATTGAATTTGGGTGTTTAAAAAATGATATTCTTATGTTCGTCTATATATAGTTCTGCTGTAAGTTCTTGTTAAAAATTTTAATATATTTATACTGTATGATTAGCACTGTAAATTTCTCAATCCTGTTTTCAGTAATCTATTACAAATAAGTAATTATTTAATTTTGCTCCTTTAAATGTTGCTTCCATGTAATAGTTTTTACTTCTTTGATACAATGAAATAAAATATTTATTTGTGAGTGGAGAGATAAAAATGAATAATTTAACTCAAGTTTTAGATACTTATCTTCAAAGTGAAGAAGCATATGCGCTTCAGATTGATGGCAAATGGGGTGTTGGGAAAACATACTATGTTAAAAATAATGTTATAGGAAAATTGAAAAAAGAAGGTAATTATCCAGTTTATTTTTCTGTGTATGGGTATACAAATCTAGATAATTTAAAGAGAGAGTTATTTTATCAAATAATTTCAGTGTTGGGATCAAACAAAAATATTCTAGCGTCAATTAATAAACTAAATAAAAAATTCAAAAAATTTTACAATGTTTTAGATGCTAGTAAATTGAAATCAATAGGTCTAATTGGTGATTGGATTTTAGAGTCATATAATAATGCTAAACTAGATGCTTCTGTATCCAATCATGAAATAGTTATTTTTATAGATGATTTAGAGCGCTTAAGTAAAGAAATTGATTTAAAAGACTTACTGGGATTTATCCTAAATGATCTTTTAGAAAAAATGAAATGTAAAGTAATTATTTTATCCAATAATTCAGAAATTCCAGACCCAGATTTCAAAAAAATCAAAGAAAAAGTGATATCTAGAACAGTAAAATTCAAATATGATATGCCAACTATTGAAGATATGATATTAAAGACAAGTAGAAATGCATTTATTAGGAAGTTTAGTTCATGGATAAGGGGAGTATTGGAAAGTCAACAAGCTATGAACAAGAAAAATGGATTAAATATGAGAACCCTCTTTTCTACAATTGAAAATTTTGACTTTGTTGAATCAAAATTACTTGAGAATATTGATAGTTTAGAATCAGATGAATTAAAAATAAAGATAAAAAAAAGTATTTTTCTAAACGTTTTTGTCATTACAAGTGAATATAAGTTGGGGAATCTTGATGAAAATAGTTTCAAATTACTAAGTGGTTTAACAAATACCAGGTATTTTTCTTATTATTTAGATAAAGGTGAAACAAAGACTATTAAAGAAAGAGTTATTGATCAATATCATAACCAATGTAAAGAATTTGATGACCATATATTCTATTCAACAAATATTAATTCTTTTATATTATTCGGTTATATAGACCAAAATAATTATGTTAAAACTTGGAAAGATGCTTTTTTACCTAAATCTAGGGAGATTGATAATTTAGATCAACTTAAGGCGTTCAGACGTTGTACTGATGATGAACTAAAAGTAATTCAAGAGAATATATTAAGGGATGTTGAAAATGATAAGTTTGATTTTAAGGAACTGATTATAGTTTATGGACGACTAAATCAATTTGAAAAGATGGATTTAATGTTTCTTGATAGTAATTACTCAGAGATTATTGAGAGTAAATTGAAGGAACTATATTATTTGAATGGAAAAGATGAGGAAATAGATTTAATTGATAACTTTTTTATGTCTGGATTTGATAATATAGAAAGGGAGAAACCTAAATTGTATGAAGCATTTAAGCAAATTGATAATAAAATAACTGAAGATAAAATGAAAGATTTTTTAGATAGTTTATTCACCCAAAATTATGAAGTATTACGTAGTATGAAGCAAAGTGGGTTCTTGCTAAATAGTAATATTTTAAAGCTATGTTGATAGAGGATTCAATTAGTCGCTATATCGTTACAGATAATAACAAAGCTGATTTACTTTGGCAGTTTATTAATTCTAGGGACTTTCATGCAAATGAAGTTGAAGATGTAGAAATGTTTTTAAAAGAGATATTAGATAAGAAGGATGAAACGGATTTAGGTAGAGTAGATTGTTTTAAGATTAAACAATTAACTGAATCTCTAGAACTATTAATCGAACACTTAAGATAACGGATGTAGTTAATAGTAATTAGTTTCTTTTACTAATCAAAATTATATATAGAAAGATTTGGTGGGGAAAATTAAAAGTTAGAATTGTTATTAACTTAACGATTCTAACTTTTTTCATACATAATTGCTAGTTATACCTATATATTTATACATTTATGGAAAAAATATGATACAATTATTTTGAAGTGAGAACACTGTTCAAAAATAGTGAATTATTATTCAATAATGTTGATACTGTAAATAAACTAAAAGATAAATTGAACGAATATCATAAAGAAGAGATTGAAGGTAAAAAAGAACAACGTTTAAATATATTAATTAAAGCTATGGAAAAAAGAATCAATGTTCGATATTTTTCAATTATGAAGCAATGGAATGACAAAAAAGACCCTAATAAGGAACAATGGGGATTTATTTTGATGAGTGTTAACTGTATTTTAATAGAACTTTATTTTCAAATCGTTAATGGTTTTGTTTACTCTGATGATTGTGGTAACTCAGTATGTGATGCTTATCGTGAAACAATTCCAGACTTAATCAGTAATACGAGTGCTGAAGATAGAGAACAATTTTATTATGATATCAGGTGTTCGCTAATTCATCAGGCTCAAACTAATAGAAGGGTTGCCATATCTTTTGAGATTTCTAATGAGATTTTGCCGAATTACATAGAAGGAGAGCAATATTTTTTGTATAATCCTTCGCTAATATTCAGTTCCATCGAGGAGAAATATAAAAATGTATTTAAAAAAGCGATGAATGCTGAGGAGCATACTTTAAGGAATAACATACTCAAGAAAATCGAATACATTCTTTATAAAAAAGTTTGATATTATGTGGTGAAATTTTTCGATAAATTAATCTATTGTCTGATTTGAAAAGAGAAGAGGAGAAGTAATGGAAAGTAATTTTAGTTTTTTTTCTAAAAAATGGGTATATTTAGCAAATTTGGGAGAGGCCGCACAAAGAAATGCTTTTCAAGACCCAAATGCTTCATTGATTAAAACAAGGCAATATAGCGAAGCAATGGTTGAAGCAATTTTTAGATTAGAGAATATGAATATTCCTAAAGGTTTTAATCAATGCGATAAAATTAATTATCTAAGTAATAAAGGTGT
The DNA window shown above is from Enterococcus sp. 4G2_DIV0659 and carries:
- a CDS encoding non-ribosomal peptide synthetase, producing MKEKQFRLTSSQLNMWNIQAYHSNLAVANLGGVVFFDAPYEYDKMVEVINQILLENDTFYLRFDEKNGEPFQYFEKPEYELFEQYDLTGLSEEKIHETLKQNCEIIQTTKNDKNYNFKIFKYANNRIGVFAVVSHLIFDAWSYPIIVDYIEEKYNKSLKGESIVADDKFSFAEFLESIDYYKLKKKQEQGKQYFESLYSNQFLPTEVTSSVINKEDIIGDRLFLKLETKLNESINQYCAEKKISLAVLFETALLIYLRKINQSDQTTIGLPTLNRKGKERKILGMFIGMLPMTIPISLEDTVEDVIVKNKEAHKNLFKYQMYKLNDIKEYLFEEHDFEGNIFDVMFNYQNGKRSSESCFDARTRYYSNGTSEVPIVMLVNERDNDAIEVNYDYQINNLTELDVLIFHERILYVISQIINDDTELEVRSVDIVPLNEKNLIHTFSSGRKVDFGEETIHELFQGKAQEFSSRIATKDSKRALTYRELNEKSNQFANLLIGLGAKKGSHICVNMNNDTNFMIAFWGIIKTGSVYIPVDNEYPMDRVAYILNDSKAEFVISDNSDIKKQNPDVIFISGEKIDAELSEYSKENLNVSVTPEDSAYILYTSGTTGNPKGAENTHGGIKNRILWMQDHFKLTIEDIVIQKTSISFDVSVWELIWPFVTGAIQVLADLGGSKDNDYIRELIIKEKITTAHFVPSILDDFLEVEVNTNLARIICSGEELSVETVKNAKRLNPNTHITNLYGPTEAAIDVTYYDCLDNVFDKKVSIGKPVYNTQIKIVDSKMNIVPVGVAGEIIICGIQVAKGYYGNQSLSNEKFGTFSKEWNLTYYKTGDIATWSSSGEIEYLGREDNQVKINGVRIETSEIESKMKDIEGIKGANVIDKVVSGKRVLVAFYTTSLDINKKIIRKKLLQKLPKKWIPSYFEQIDQLPLNHNGKVNTKALKKIALSQNLETSFVEPTGELEIKLALVVKEVLKLEKIGLDDDFFSYGLDSMKCIKIVSNLASQRIAISIEDLYLYPTVRDLCNAVILLDEINEKDNINKFGLLSAEDMSKLLQIN
- a CDS encoding ABC transporter ATP-binding protein — protein: MKNLVRFENVSKRYKSGEVTINAVDDVSFEVKKGELVIIVGASGAGKTTILNLLGGMDQVTEGKIVVNESEVSKFSQKQLTEFRRNSIGFVFQFYNLVPNLTALENVELASQITKQPLSEKKVLTEVGLKDRMSNFPSQLSGGEQQRVAIARALAKNPDLLLCDEPTGALDYKTGKSILKLLQDTCRINGKTVIIITHNSLIEDIGDRIIRVNSGKITENIVNSEPKDIEGIEW
- a CDS encoding ABC transporter permease, with amino-acid sequence MVMKAFSKNTFRTIKQSLGRYLSILGITFLGSVMFSGLLAAAPDMIYSSKNYFNENHLFDLKVSSLNGFSDNKIGEMEKLGNVEDVERVKTIDFQGKLKSENYTIRLIGLKDIKNTKVNRLKLVNGKYPKENDEIVVVEPVEGMGSIKIGDVLTLEDEDSVQFVEKKKLKIVGIVSSPEYFSNGAISSMVGTGEINYVIYGQASNILLPAYNEVYLTLDDDHLNESSLEGGGYEKLLKETKEEIDNLNSDESSWITSDRDTNVAYVGLKNDIESIAGVAQIFPLIFIVVAAFVALTTMSRLVDEERLIIGTLKSLGYSNSKILSKYLIYASTGSIIGSFLGTLVGFNVLPNMLWETYSMKYSLPSLLATPHIFISMISMIGLTLVTVLATLWSVKNTVRQNAAQLLTAKDLPVGKRVLLEYFTPLWKRLSFLYKVTLRNVFMDKKRMLMTIIGVMGCTTILVTAFGLRGSVQGFTDYQYEQIFKYDVTIGYKNGADASKLDDFIKSSSTIKESMKFQEMAIEIGDDDNLYTINLSVPEKTNDKIKEFVTLVNPVTDKKIIFDEKSIILSENVANRLNVGVNDKVKFKLYGDSKPKSVTITGITENYQENYLYISPKVYKSLYSEEPKFSNYYLNLNGKKSTKNVYNELRNNESVTYIDKKQALVDQINDGLQGMNMIVYMLIIAAGLLAFLVLYNINNINVEERTREISTLKVLGFYDKEAESYIFRETLLLTLFGCLVGLVLGYFAFTSVIKAIGTDFYMFNSSIKVNAFVYATVLTFVFAYIINIFMKLKVRSINMLDSLKSVE
- a CDS encoding P-loop NTPase fold protein, producing MNNLTQVLDTYLQSEEAYALQIDGKWGVGKTYYVKNNVIGKLKKEGNYPVYFSVYGYTNLDNLKRELFYQIISVLGSNKNILASINKLNKKFKKFYNVLDASKLKSIGLIGDWILESYNNAKLDASVSNHEIVIFIDDLERLSKEIDLKDLLGFILNDLLEKMKCKVIILSNNSEIPDPDFKKIKEKVISRTVKFKYDMPTIEDMILKTSRNAFIRKFSSWIRGVLESQQAMNKKNGLNMRTLFSTIENFDFVESKLLENIDSLESDELKIKIKKSIFLNVFVITSEYKLGNLDENSFKLLSGLTNTRYFSYYLDKGETKTIKERVIDQYHNQCKEFDDHIFYSTNINSFILFGYIDQNNYVKTWKDAFLPKSREIDNLDQLKAFRRCTDDELKVIQENILRDVENDKFDFKELIIVYGRLNQFEKMDLMFLDSNYSEIIESKLKELYYLNGKDEEIDLIDNFFMSGFDNIEREKPKLYEAFKQIDNKITEDKMKDFLDSLFTQNYEVLRSMKQSGFLLNSNILKLC